One genomic segment of Hordeum vulgare subsp. vulgare chromosome 2H, MorexV3_pseudomolecules_assembly, whole genome shotgun sequence includes these proteins:
- the LOC123426845 gene encoding uncharacterized protein LOC123426845, which yields MYRVIAMDTRIHKLNYWASHLYGQFRGRPEVTDQREKYLQRLQQVQQQQGNLLNASHVTGINEKQFPTQQPNSLLQQFNSQSSSISSQGGLGLGVQGPDAGQTKSDEQQGLANDVGVESAATTGPIKHTSEDDTKAPYSVRSNFFIHACS from the exons ATGTATCGAGTTATCGCCATGGATACCAGAATCCACAAATTAAACTACTGGGCATCTCACCTGTAT GGTCAATTTCGTGGAAGACCTGAGGTAACCGACCAAAGGGAGAAGTACTTGCAAAGATTGCAACAAGTACAGCAGCAGCAGGGCAACCTTCTTAACGCTTCTCATGTAACGGGCATCAATGAGAAGCAATTTCCAACCCAGCAGCCGAATTCCCTCTTACAGCAG TTTAATTCTCAGAGTTCTTCTATCTCTTCTCAAGGGGGCCTTGGGCTAGGGGTTCAGGGACCAG ACGCTGGGCAAACAAAAAGTGACGAGCAACAAGGCTTGGCCAATGATGTCGGTGTGGAGTCTGCCGCAACAACTGGACCGATTAAGCACACTAGTGAAGATGACACGAAGGCTCCTTACTCGGTACGGTCCAACTTTTTCATACATGCCTGCTCATGA